One Archangium violaceum genomic window, GGGAACGGTGAGCCCCTCGGGGGTGGCCACGGCGATGCCGATGTTGAACTCGCCGCGCACGACGAGCTCCTGGGCGGCCTCGTCCATGTTGGCGTTGAGGTGCGGGTACTTCTTCATCGCCGCGATCACGGCCTTCACGATGAAGGGCAGGAAGGACAGCTTCGTCTTCTCGCCAGCGGCGACCAGGGTCTCGTTGAGGCGCTTGCGCAGCGCGACGAGCTCGGTGCAGTCCACCTCCTCGACGAAGCCGAAGTGGGGCGCGGTGAACTTCGAGCGCACCATCTTCTCGGCGATCTTCTTGCGCAGGCCGCGCAGGGGGATGCGCTCGTCACCCCGGCCCGGGCTCACCGAGGGCGCGGCCGGACGGGCCTGGGCGGGAGCGGCGGGAGCCACCTCGTTGCGCGCGGAGCGGCCACCCTCGAGGGCCGCCACCACGTCCGCCTTCATCACGCGGCCCTGGGGGCCGGAGCCGGCGATCTCCGCGAGGTTCAGCCCATGCTCGGCCGCCATGCGGCGCGTGAGCGGCGTGGCCAGCACCTTGGAGGCGGCGGAAGCGGCCTGAGCTCCATTGCCCTGAGCCTGAGCGGCGGCAACGGGCTGGGCGGAGGCAGCGGCGGCGGCCGGCGCACCGTGGGCGGCGGGAGCCCCATGACCCGAGGCCTGGGCCGGCGCGGCGCCCTCGATCTCCAACGTGACGAGGAGCTGATGGACCTTGGCCATGTCGCCTTCATTGCCGTGCGTCTGCACGACACGGCCGGCCTTGGGGCTCGGAACGGTCACCGTGGCCTTGTCCGTCATCACCTCGGCGAGCGTCTGGTCCTCCTTGACGACATCACCGGCCTTCACGTGCCACTTGACCAGCTCGCCCTCCTGCACGCCTTCGCCAAGATCGGGCAGCTTGAACTCGAAGATCGCCATTCGCGGGGGTCCGTTTCGGGGTATGGGGTTGAGAAGGCGTCAGGTGTTGCTGGCGAGCCCCAGGCGCTCGCGCTCCATGAGGCCCTTCATGAAGAACTCGGCGGCGCGGTAGCTGGAGCGCACGAGCGGCCCGGAGGCGACGTAGAGGAAGCCGTAGGACTCGGCGAGCTTCTTGTAGTCCTCGAACTGCTGGGGCGTGACGAAGCGCTCCACCCTCAGGTGGTACTGGGAGGGCTGGAGGTACTGGCCGAGCGTGAGCACGTCCACGCCCACGGCGCGCAGATCCTTGAAGGTCTGCTCCAGCTCGGCGTCCGTCTCGCCCAGGCCAACCATGACGGAGCTCTTGGTGTAGAGCCGCTCCGGCCGCTGCTTGAGGTACTCGAGCACCTTCAGGGACTGCTTGTAGCTGGCGCGGCGATCACGCACGGTCGGGGTGAGGCGCTCCACCGTCTCCACGTTGTGGGCCACCACGTGCGGGCGGGCCTCGGCCACGGTGGCCAGGTCACGCTCCACGCCCTTGAAGTCGGGGATGAGCACCTCGACGATCGTCTTGGGCGAGTGCTGGCGCAGCTCGCGAATCGCCGAGGCGAAGTGGCTGGCGCCGCCGTCCGGACGGTCATCGCGGTTGACGGACGTCACCACGATGTACTCCAGGTCCATCTCCTTGACGGCCTGGGCCAGGTGGATGGGCTCCATCGGATCCAACGGAGGAGGCGCGCCCACCTTCACGTGGCAGAAGCGGCACGCGCGGGTGCACACCTCGCCCATGAGCATGACCGTGGCGGTCCCCCCGCCCCAGCACTCGGCGATGTTGGGGCAGCGGGCCTCCTCGCACACCGTGGACAGCTTCGTGCGGCGCACGATGGACTTCACCCGTTCGTACCCTTCCCCGTGGGGGAGGCGTACCTTCAGCCACTCGGGCTTCCGGGTGGTCTCGGTTACCTGCGGCAGGGGGAAACGGTCAGGAGTTGCCATGGGTCGCGGGCCTTCTACGGTTGGGGCGAAAGCAGGGTCAAGCGGGAAGCCTTGACGCCGGGCGTCAACCTTCCCAGGGTTGCAGACTCTTCACTCCTTGTTAACGACTCCACCAGGAACGGGCAGCGGATGCCTGGACGGAGAGGCCCGTTCCCTTCCCGAGGGCCGTAAGCCCAGCTTGCTCGAAGGATGAGCGGACCATGACCCGGGCTTCCGCCTCCCCGGGTGGGCCCGAGTGCTCATTCTAGGGACATGCGGGCCATCCACCTGGGGACGAGCGGCTACGTCTACAAGCACTGGAAGGGTTTCTTCTACCCATCCGAGCTGCCGGCCAGCCGATGGCTCCCCTACTACGCCCGCGTCTTCGCCACGGTGGAGCTGAACGCCCCCTTCTACCGGCTGCCCACGGCGGACGCGGTGGACGGCTGGAGGGAGCAGACGCCAGCGGGTTTCCTGTTCGCGTGCAAGGGCAGCCGCTACCTCACGCACATGAAGCGCCTCACGGACGTGGGCGAGGGCCTGGAGCGCTTCTTCGGCGTCATCCTCCGCCTGCGCCCCAAGCTGGGCCCGGTGCTGTGGCAACTGCCGCCGCACATGAAGAAGCCGGACCCGGCGAGGCTGGACCGCTTCCTCTCCGCCCTGCCCCGTGACGTGCGATACGTCTTCGAGTTCCGCGACGCGGCCTGGTACCACGAGGAGGTGCTGGAGGTGCTGGACCGGTGGGACGCGGCGGTGTGCGAGCACGACCTCGTGCCGGTGCCCCCTCCCCGCCTCACGGGAGGCTTCCGCTACGTGCGCTTCCACGGAGCGGGCTCACGCTACGCCGGGCGCTATGGCCGCGAGGCGATGTGGCCGGTGGCGGTCGACCTGGACCGGTGGAGACGCAAGGGGCGCACGGCCTGGGTCTACTTCAATAACGATCTGCACGGGCACGCGCTGCTGGACGCGTTCGACCTGGCGGAGCTGCTGGGCCACGTGCGCGTGCATCCACCCGCGGACATGCGAAGGCCGCCCGAGACGGAGGAGTCCCGGACGGCCTGAGTGCTACCTGGGTGCTACGAAGGAACCCGGCTCAGATGTGGATCGGGTGACCCAGGGTGGCCTCGGCGCCCTCCTTGACGATCTCGGAGAGCGTCGGGTGCGCGTGCATCGTGTGCGCGAGCTCCTCGGTGGTGATCTCCAGGCGCATGGCGACGCACGCCTCGGCGAGCAGCTCGGTGGCGTGCGGGCCCACGAGGTGCACGCCGAGCACCTCGTCATACTTCTTGTCGGAGACGACCTTGATCATTCCGAAGGCCTCGTTGGAGATGGAGGCCTTGGTCACGGCGGAGAACGGGAAGATGGCGGCCTTCACGTCGTAGCCGCGCTCCTTGGCCTTCTTCTCCGTGAGGCCCACCGACGCCACCTCGGGGTAGCAGTAGGTGGCCGACGGCGTGAGATCGTAGTTGATGGGCGCGGGATTCTTCCCGGCGATGTGCTCGACGGCGAGCACACACTCGGCGCTGGCCACGTGGGCGAGCATCGGCGTGGGGATCACGTCGCCGATCGCGTACACGTTCGGCTCGGTGGTGCGCATCATGGTGTCCGTCTTGATGAAGCCACGGTCCGTCTTGATGGACGTGAGCTGCAGACCGATGTCCTCGGAGACCGGGGCGCGGCCCACGGCGGACAGGACGAGCTCCGCCTCGATGGAGCGGGTCTCGCCGCCCACCGTCATGGTCAGCTTCACGCCGGTGGCGGTGTTCTCCACCTTCTCCACCTTGGCGCCCAGGTGCAGATCGATCTTCCGCTTCTTGAAGTGCTTCTCCAGCTCCTTCGAGCAGTCCACGTCCTCGATGGGGAGCAGGTTGGGCATGTACTCCACGATGGAGACCTGACTGCCCATGTGGTTGAAGACCGAGGCGAACTCGCAGCCCACCGCGCCCGCGCCGATGACGATCAGGCTCTTGGGGATGCGGTCGATGGTCAGGATGGAGTCGCTGTTGAGGATGCGCTTGTGGTCCACCGGGACGTTGGGCAGGGACTTGGGCACCGAGCCGGTGGCGATGATGATGTTCTTGGCCTCCAGCGCCTGCTTGCCACCGCCCTCGAGGTCGACCTCGACCTTGCCCTTGCCGGCGATGCGGCCGTGACCCTTGATGACGGTCACCTTGTTCTTCTTCATCAGGTAGTCGATGCCGTTGGCACCCTTGGTGACCACCTTCTGCTTGTGCTCCTGGACCTTGGCCCAGTTCACCACCGGGGCCGGCACCTCGATACCGAAGTCCGCGGCCTCACGGATGTGGTGCAGCAGCGCCGCCGACCACAGGAGGGACTTGGTGGGGATGCAGCCGCGATGGAGGCAGGTGCCGCCCAGGCGCTTGTCCTTCTCGATGATGGCCGTCTTCAGGCCCAGCTGCGCGGCCCGGATCGCGCCGACATACCCGCCGGGGCCCGAACCGATGATCACCACGTCGAAATTCTCAGCCAAGAACGCCTCCGGAGTGGATGTACCCGAGCGGCGCTGATAACCACCCCTCCCGGCCGGAATCAAGGAGTTTGCACCTTGCGACGTTTCCCGCTCCGAACCCTGCTGCTGATGACGCTGGCCCTGGTGGCCTTCGTCCGCCTGTACATCATCACCCACCGGCAGGCCGGGCGCCCCGCCCCCTCGAACCCCGTGGTCATCGACACGACCCCCAGGAGCCCGGAGGCCGGCTCCCCCGCGACTCCCCAGGCCTGCCGGACCCTGGACCGGACCCTGGAAGGCGCCGTGCGAGCCCCCGAGGATGCCTCGGCCCTCGCCAGGGCCCGGGAGCAGCTCGACGCCTGCCCCGAGCCCCCCGCGCGCGCCTGTGAGCTGGGCGCCGCCCTGGAGGCCCGCGCTCCGCTCGACGCTGGGACATCGCCTCTTCGCGAGCTGCTGGATGCGCTGTGTCAACGCTGCCCGGCCGGAACCAATCCCTGTGCGAGTCACGTCACACGCGCGGTGATGGGATTGAGCGCCGGGCGCCCGGCCGGCCTCGCGGACGTGCGCTGGAACCTGGAGCACGCCGGGCCGGGGACTCAAGCCGCCTGCGCGGAGATCACCCGCTCCCTGCTGGCGCCCGCGGCGCTGGCCCAGAATCCACTGAAGGCCCCGCAGAGGGAGCTGCTCGGACAGCTCGCCCCGGTGTGCGCTGGGGCGGGACAACTCCCCGCCAACGTGCTGCATGCGGCCGTGGTGCAGGGGGACGTGCCCGCGCTGGCACAGCTCGTCCAGCAGACGCCGGCCGGAACGAGCACCGTGCTGAAACCGAGCCGCACCGTGGGCCCCCAGGGCGCGGAGCAGGCCTTCGATGGACAGGAGGCCACGGGCGTGGAGCTCGCCCCGGCGACGCCCCCAACGCCTCGCTGGGAGAAGGACGGCGCGCTGAGCGCGGTGTTCGAGCCGCCCATCCAGGGGCTCTCGGCCCTGCGCGTGCGCGCCAGTGGCCCGGGCACCCTGCGCGCCGCCGTCCGCACCTCGGACGAGCTGGGGCTGAACGATCCGGACTCGAAGACGAGCTTCGTGCTCCCAGTAGCCTGCCGCTTCCGCGGCACCGGACAGTGGGAGAGCTGCACGCTGCCGACGCCGCTGCTGGACGTGGAGGCGCTCAGTGTCTTTCCCGACAAAGGCAGGCTCACGCTGAACGAAGTGGAGGTGCGTGGAACGCGGTGAGCGCAACGCGGTCAGCGGGTGGACATCCAAGCGGCCGCCATGCGAATCCACCTGCTCGCCCTGATCCTGATGGCCACTCCGGCCCTGGCCGAAAGCCCGCTGTCCGCGCTCATCGCCGAGTATGAAACGGGACCGGCGGCCATCTTCCAGAACGATGGACGCTATGGTCCGACCGGCACGGCCTACGAGGCCGAAGACCTCAACCAGAAGTCGAACCTCTACCGGTCCCAACGGATCGCTCTCGAGGCGCGGCTGGGCGAGCGCCACGGCATCATCCTGCTGTACGCGCCCTTCGACCTCACCACCCGCGCGACACTGTCCAGGGACATCGACTTCCGGGGGACGGTGTTCCCGGCGGGGACGGTGGTGGACAGCCGCTACCTCTTCGACGGGTACCGGGGCAGCTATCTCTTCCGGGTCATCAACGGCGAGCGTTTCACCTGGGACATCGGCGCGAGCGTGCAGATCCGCAACGCACTGGTGGATCTGCGCGCGGTGGATGGCTCGCGCTACGCCAGGGAGAGCGACATCGGCGTGGTGGGCGCGCTGAAGACGCGGCTGCGCTACACACTGCCCTCGCGGGTGTGGGCGGGGCTCGAGGCCGACGCGCTGTCCACCTTCGGACTGTTCGACAACACGACGGGCGGCATCTACGACGTGGCGCTGACGCTGGGCGTTCCCCTGACCTCGAAGAACGACGTGAACGCCTACGCGCGGCTGCGGCTGCTCGGTGGCGGCGCGGACGTGAAGCGTCGGGATATCTACAACTGGGGCAACTTCGGCTTCGCGGTCGTGGGCGTGCAGGCGGATCTGGTGTCGCTGCTGGATCGGAGCCTCGCGAAGCCGTGACACGAGGCCTGGCGCCAGCGAGACCGGGTAGCATGCCGGCGCTCTCATGGACACGCCCACCTCCTCGCGCACCGTCACCGGCCGCATCGACGTCCACCCTCGCGGCTTCGGCTTTCTCGTCGTGCATCCGTCCGGATCCGACGAGGTGCTCTCCGCGTTCATCCCGCCCCCCGAGCTGACTCCCTACCTCGCCGACGACATCGTCTCCGCGACGGTGACGGCCTCGGCGGACGGCCGCTGGAGCGCGAGCGGGCTGTCCCTCCTGAAGCGTCCGCGCCAGGAGGTCTACGGTGAGGTCGTGCTGCGCAAGGGCGAGGTTCACCTGCGCATCGATCGCGACGTGGCCCATGGCGAATGGCCCCTGGAGACGGCCGGCGTCGAGGTGCAACCCCATGACGCGGTGGTGGCGCGCGTCGACGACGGCAAGGTCTGGCTCCTGCGCAAGCTCGAACCGGGCGCGGACCGCTCGCTGGAGCGCATCCTCGTGCGCCACGGGCTGCACCGGGACTTCGACCCGCGGGCCCACGCCGAGGTGCAACGCATCCTCTCCGTGCCCCACGCGCTCGGGGGACGGAGGGATCTCCGCCAGATTCCCACCGTCACCGTGGACTCGGCCTCGACGCGCGTCATCGATGATGCCATCTCCGTGCTACCCGCGGGCATGGACGGGGCGCTGCGCCTGTTCGTCTCCATCGCCGATGCGGCCGAGTTCGTCACCGAGGGCTCGGTGCTCGATCGCGTGGCGCGCGAGCGGGCCACCAGCGTGTACCTCGCCGGAGCCATGCAGCCCATGCTCCCCGAGGAGCTCTCCACGAACTGGCTCAGCCTGGTGCCCGGCGAGGATCGGCTGTGCCTCACGGTGGAGCTGCGCATCGACCCGGAGGGGCGCGTCACCGCGATGGACGTCTACGAGAGCCTCATCCGCTCGTGGGCGAAGCTGAGCTACACCGAGGTGGCGGACTACCTCGACAAGGGCGAGGTGTCCGAACCGATGGCGGTGGTGCGCGAGGCGATGCCCTGGTTCCACGCGGCGGCGGCACGGCTGGCGGTGGCGAGGGCCGGACGCGGCGGCATCGAGATGGCGCGCGAGGAGGCCCGCTTCACCTTCGACGAGGAGACGGGCGAGGTCTCCGGCATCGAGGCCGTGCGACCCACGACGGCGCACACCCTGGTCGAGCGCTTCATGGTGGCCGCCAACGAGGCCATCGCGGGGTGGCTCATCGATCGCGGCGTGCCCGCCCTCTTCCGCGTCCAGGACGAGCCGGCTCCCCAGCGCGTGGCCGACCTGGCCGCCTTCGCGCACCACTCGGGCTTCGCCGCGGGCTTCGGCCGCAGACTCACCCCGCTGGCGCTCGCCGCGTTCGACCGGCAGATCGCCGGCTGCACCGCGGAGCCCGCGCTGCGCTCGGTGCTGCGGCGCTCGCTGGGCCCCTCGCGCTACACCGTGGTGGCGGCCATGCACTTCGGCCTCGCGGCACGCGCCTACCTGCACTTCACCTCGCCCATCCGCCGGTACGCGGACCTCGCTGTCCACCGCACCCTCAAGCAGTACCTGCGAGGCCGGCGCGACTTCGTGCACGAGGACCCCGCCGTCGAGCAGCTCGCGGTGCATCTCAACGAGCGCACCCGCACCTCCAGCCGCGCCGAGAAGGATCGCCACCGTGTGCTGGAGGCGCGGGTGATGGCGGCGCACGTGGGCAGGGAGCTCTCCGGACGCATCACCCGGGTGCGACCCTCCGGCCTCCTCGTCCAGCTCGACGGCATGCTGGTGGAGGGCAACCTCCCCGCGGACTCGCTGCCCGACGGGCCCTACAGTCCCGATCCACGGGAGACCTCGCTCGTGGGCGCCGCGCGCACCTTCACCATCGGCATGCCGCTGCGGGTGCGCGTGACCTCCGCCGACGAGCAACATGGCCGTGTCGAGCTCGCGCTCGCCACCAACTGTTGACCCGGAGACAACACCCCGCCCCGGCCCGTTGTTGCCCCTCGGGCCACGCCTCGCGTCCCGCTCGTCCATGTCCCTCTGTGACACGCCATGTCAGACCGTCCGGCATGGCGGTTGCTCATGCCGTGCCATCGGCTGTTCTTCCGGAGGGATGGGTTCTCACCTCGCATGCGAGCTCCCCGGGAGAAGAGGAGCTGCTCGCCTCCGGCGAGTTCGGAGAAGTCTCCTCCTGCGCCTCGACCTTCAACGTCCCCCACACCTACGGCTCGGCCGCCCTCCGGGGTGGCAACGCGCTCATCGCCCCCTCGTACTGGGCGGTCAACGTCAACGCGTGGGACGCCACGCATCGATCCGATCGGCCCGATCGTGGACTCGCCCATCAAGGTCGGCCCCGTTCGCGATATCGAGCAGGTGAGGCTGCTCCTCGAGCGTCGGCCCGAGCTCGTGAAGGACTTCAGCCGTGCACTGAGCAGGAGCATCACCCGGAGGCGCGCGCATCTCCCGGTGCGCGCGCCGGTGCGTTCAAGGAGGGAGGGTGATGGTGCCCACGTCCAGGTCCACCTCCTCCTGGACGGTCACGGTGCGCCGCACGGGCGCGAGCTTGGACCCGGACTCGGACAGCTCGAGCTCCATCGTTCCCGAGCGGCGGATGGGAAAGAGGAACCTGCCCTCTTCGTCCACCTGCTCCTCGCCATTCACCTCGAGGATCATGATCGGCGCGCCCTTCGCACAGGGAGAGCAACTGCGCGCGCGCTGTCTCCTCGTTGCACTCCAGGAGCGATCGACGGACGGACGAGCCATTCTCGCAAGGCAGCTCCGACAGCGACTCACCGGCCACGGGAGCCGAGGCGAGCACCTGTGCGCCCGAAACGAGCCCACGTGGACTCCGCACGGTTCCACGAATGGAGAGCCGTGTGTCGCTCGAGGCCGCGGGCGTCGCCTGGAACAAGGCCTGGAGCACAGGCAACGAGCGGGCGGAGGAAGCACGGGAGCCATCCGTGGACGCCCGCTGGGGTGCGGCCACCCGCGAATTCCCGAGAACGAGCCACACCGCGAGGCACACCCCCGCGAGTACCGCACCGAGCACCAGCTGGCATTGCATCGGCCCTCCCCTCACGCGCCCGACGAGCGGCGCGCCAGGTGGGAACCATAGCGTGCCGCTCGTCCGGGCAATCGAGTGAAGAGAGGGAATCTACTTCTTGGCGGGGCCGACGGACCTACCGGCCCGGCGCGCGAGCACCGCCTTCACGTCATCCAGCGTCACGCCCAGGGGACGCACCGCCACGAGCAGGTGGTAGAGCACGTCCGCGGCCTCCTCGACCGCGCGCTCCTTGTCCTCGTCCGCGCAGGCCGTCACCAGCTCCGCGGCCTCCTCGCCGATCTTCTTGAGCCGCAGGTTGCGATCGTCCAGGAGCCGCCGCGTGTAGCTCGGCTTCTCCCCCGGCTCCGGCGCCTTCACCGCGCGCTGGGCGATGGTCCGATCCAGCTCGACGAGCGCGTCCACCGGTCCGGTGTCGAAGCAGGTCTCGGCCCCGGTGTG contains:
- the lpdA gene encoding dihydrolipoyl dehydrogenase produces the protein MAENFDVVIIGSGPGGYVGAIRAAQLGLKTAIIEKDKRLGGTCLHRGCIPTKSLLWSAALLHHIREAADFGIEVPAPVVNWAKVQEHKQKVVTKGANGIDYLMKKNKVTVIKGHGRIAGKGKVEVDLEGGGKQALEAKNIIIATGSVPKSLPNVPVDHKRILNSDSILTIDRIPKSLIVIGAGAVGCEFASVFNHMGSQVSIVEYMPNLLPIEDVDCSKELEKHFKKRKIDLHLGAKVEKVENTATGVKLTMTVGGETRSIEAELVLSAVGRAPVSEDIGLQLTSIKTDRGFIKTDTMMRTTEPNVYAIGDVIPTPMLAHVASAECVLAVEHIAGKNPAPINYDLTPSATYCYPEVASVGLTEKKAKERGYDVKAAIFPFSAVTKASISNEAFGMIKVVSDKKYDEVLGVHLVGPHATELLAEACVAMRLEITTEELAHTMHAHPTLSEIVKEGAEATLGHPIHI
- the hisIE gene encoding bifunctional phosphoribosyl-AMP cyclohydrolase/phosphoribosyl-ATP diphosphatase HisIE; protein product: MLDLSKLDFTKGNGLVTVVTQDAHSGDLLMVAHADREALEKTLETGEMYYRSRSRGLWHKGGTSGNVQRVVSLTADCDGDAVLARVEKAGPACHTGAETCFDTGPVDALVELDRTIAQRAVKAPEPGEKPSYTRRLLDDRNLRLKKIGEEAAELVTACADEDKERAVEEAADVLYHLLVAVRPLGVTLDDVKAVLARRAGRSVGPAKK
- a CDS encoding dihydrolipoamide acetyltransferase family protein produces the protein MAIFEFKLPDLGEGVQEGELVKWHVKAGDVVKEDQTLAEVMTDKATVTVPSPKAGRVVQTHGNEGDMAKVHQLLVTLEIEGAAPAQASGHGAPAAHGAPAAAAASAQPVAAAQAQGNGAQAASAASKVLATPLTRRMAAEHGLNLAEIAGSGPQGRVMKADVVAALEGGRSARNEVAPAAPAQARPAAPSVSPGRGDERIPLRGLRKKIAEKMVRSKFTAPHFGFVEEVDCTELVALRKRLNETLVAAGEKTKLSFLPFIVKAVIAAMKKYPHLNANMDEAAQELVVRGEFNIGIAVATPEGLTVPVIKNADRLSLRELAEEIVRLSTAARDRKLKMEELTGGSFTITSLGQTGGIFATPIINHPEVAIMGIHRMRKRPVVDKNDQVVVREMMNVSISADHRVIDGQVAADFVYEVIKFLEHPDMLFLAMA
- a CDS encoding DUF72 domain-containing protein, whose protein sequence is MRAIHLGTSGYVYKHWKGFFYPSELPASRWLPYYARVFATVELNAPFYRLPTADAVDGWREQTPAGFLFACKGSRYLTHMKRLTDVGEGLERFFGVILRLRPKLGPVLWQLPPHMKKPDPARLDRFLSALPRDVRYVFEFRDAAWYHEEVLEVLDRWDAAVCEHDLVPVPPPRLTGGFRYVRFHGAGSRYAGRYGREAMWPVAVDLDRWRRKGRTAWVYFNNDLHGHALLDAFDLAELLGHVRVHPPADMRRPPETEESRTA
- the lipA gene encoding lipoyl synthase gives rise to the protein MATPDRFPLPQVTETTRKPEWLKVRLPHGEGYERVKSIVRRTKLSTVCEEARCPNIAECWGGGTATVMLMGEVCTRACRFCHVKVGAPPPLDPMEPIHLAQAVKEMDLEYIVVTSVNRDDRPDGGASHFASAIRELRQHSPKTIVEVLIPDFKGVERDLATVAEARPHVVAHNVETVERLTPTVRDRRASYKQSLKVLEYLKQRPERLYTKSSVMVGLGETDAELEQTFKDLRAVGVDVLTLGQYLQPSQYHLRVERFVTPQQFEDYKKLAESYGFLYVASGPLVRSSYRAAEFFMKGLMERERLGLASNT
- a CDS encoding ribonuclease R family protein; translation: MDTPTSSRTVTGRIDVHPRGFGFLVVHPSGSDEVLSAFIPPPELTPYLADDIVSATVTASADGRWSASGLSLLKRPRQEVYGEVVLRKGEVHLRIDRDVAHGEWPLETAGVEVQPHDAVVARVDDGKVWLLRKLEPGADRSLERILVRHGLHRDFDPRAHAEVQRILSVPHALGGRRDLRQIPTVTVDSASTRVIDDAISVLPAGMDGALRLFVSIADAAEFVTEGSVLDRVARERATSVYLAGAMQPMLPEELSTNWLSLVPGEDRLCLTVELRIDPEGRVTAMDVYESLIRSWAKLSYTEVADYLDKGEVSEPMAVVREAMPWFHAAAARLAVARAGRGGIEMAREEARFTFDEETGEVSGIEAVRPTTAHTLVERFMVAANEAIAGWLIDRGVPALFRVQDEPAPQRVADLAAFAHHSGFAAGFGRRLTPLALAAFDRQIAGCTAEPALRSVLRRSLGPSRYTVVAAMHFGLAARAYLHFTSPIRRYADLAVHRTLKQYLRGRRDFVHEDPAVEQLAVHLNERTRTSSRAEKDRHRVLEARVMAAHVGRELSGRITRVRPSGLLVQLDGMLVEGNLPADSLPDGPYSPDPRETSLVGAARTFTIGMPLRVRVTSADEQHGRVELALATNC